GACACCTATTTTCATCATCCGTGGATAATATTGCACAGAATTTACAGTTACTCTCTGAGTGCTGAGGCTGTGCTGCGTCTCTCCCTCCCACTATCTCAGGTTCCAGTCCCTCATCCTTAACTTCTCAGCGGATGATTTATGTAGCAGTGTTGCTCCATGACCTCAAAATCCGCCCCATCCATACCGCACCTGTCACTGCGCCACTGTCTGCGTGCTTACTGAAAACCAAGCCATCCGTGCAAAATGGCAATTTTCCACCCACCTAGAGAATAAAAAAAAGGATCCAATCCATTCAGAAGCAAAACTAGGAAAATTCAATGATATGTAGAGCAGGTGCATGAGGGCTCAGTACTCCGCTAACGAGGGAGCTGAACTGCACGCACTGCTGACCACAACATCTGTCGTTTGCAGGGCTGCAGAGTTTGGTTTTACCTCTGCTACACAGTTTGCACAGTGAGACGCAGCGTTATGATGAAGCGCTTAAGACGGATACAGATGGAAGGGACCGGGCCTGGTTTCAGCTGGGGGCACAGGGGTCCCATGCTGTAGCCTGGTAGCATATGATGCATGAGGATCCGGTGGGAGCGGCACAGAGTTCTGCTTGTCTGTCTGGACCCAAGGTGAGGCCCACTTTGACCCAGTTCAGCATCCCAGGTGGAACCCCTAATGAGCTCATCAGGCCTAATGAAGCCTAACAGGGTACTAATTGGCAGATATGACGTCCCTGAAGGTCAGAGGGCAGGATCCTGTGCCAACAGCGGGACAAGCCGGCACTTCCTGCCAAACAGTATGTCACATGACCAATTAATGACCCTCTGTGTAAACAAAGTCAAGGAAGGACAAGGGGAACTTGGAGTTTAGCAACCTATGGAGTAGGCGTAGACATATGGCTCAAATATACATCACTATACAGTAACCGTCCTATAGATTCAGCTAAGAACAAATAATCACACTGTTTTACATCGTATTTGATTATTTTGTGCTTCTATTTGGAAATTGCACAAAATCCTCAGGTTTGTTTTGCCCTCATGCAATTTTCCTTCCTGAGTCTCTCTGAAAGGACACAAAGcatcaaatgacaaaaatgttgaCCCAAAGTGTGTAGTTCATGACCAAAACATAAACGATGGAGCATAATAGGAAACAATATAGATTTTTATACTGTCGCACTATATGCACCAGCATATGAGCCCTACTATGAAGGGACAATTACAGTAAagcaaataaatgacatattcCTCCACCATCTACAATCCTTAGACATATCCCTTGCCTTTCACTGTGCAGAATAATGTCTACAGGACATACTGCTGAAGGGAGAAAGTTTCTGTGTTTgcagaaaatgtaaatttaagGAGCAATACAGAGTACAGATAGAGAAAGTACACATATTTTAGGAGACAAATGTGATCAAGTATGGAACTTATATAAGTGCAATGTAGTTTGTAAAAAGACAGAGAGGGAAGCAGGAAACATCAAATGCCAAGCAAGTAAATGATAAcaggttttactgttttactgtgatATTCCTGGCAGAGGCAGGAAGCAGTTAATTAAAGACCACAGATCTACAACAGCCAATTAAAGATTTCCTTTAAAACAACATGTCACCTTAATGCCATCGAACTCCACTAATATCCTTCACAGCTAAAGGACTTCCCATGTACATATTTACTACATCTGAGGTGTTgagatatttacatttttgagtcttggcttgtactgttttattttgCCAGGTTTTTCACCATaagtgtttcagctgtaacataAGCAGATTCTCCTGGATTATTCACACAAGCAAAACCTATTTCTGTTTCAGTGTTTAACCTGTTCAGATGATGACCAAGGCAGCAGAGAAGGGAATACATGCTACTCTGCTTGTGCCAAATGACCAAATATCCCCAGTCAAaggctgccatctagtggtctgaATGTAAAGTTACAGCCCCCCTCCTTTGTAATGACATttccacataaaataaaatatttggaattacatatacatacatatataaaccattGCTGAACGTGTGGAAAAAAGGGGCAAACTCTAGACTCAGAGTAGGATTCATGTTCCTTTATCAGTTTTACAGACAGTATTTACAGTTGTATTTCAACATGACAGCTTCTAGACAACTGACAAAGTGAAACAAGTGTAGGTATAAAAGAACAGGCAATAAAACCATAGTATGGACCAcagcaaaaacagaaaatgtccGATAGTCTCAAGTGTTGACAGttgtaaatttcagtttttaaagtttttattaaAAACTGGCCAAAGGAAATAAAAGGCGATAACAGAACAGGATGAGAGAAGTTTTAGAGGATTCCCTGATGGATCAGCCCAGCAGCAGAAAATAAAAATCGAAATATAAGTCCAGACAAAAAccacaagaaaaacaaacagatgtaaaTTGTAAAACAACAGTCCACATTTATACATTGACAGGAGTATTTTACAAGGAGGTTGCACATTTTGCTGGACATATAGATGGctgacaaattaaacaaaaaaaacatcaagtgtCACAGACAGAGGTTCTTCAACCCCGTGTTTTCAGAACGACTTCAGTGCTCCTTGGTTTTGTTTGGACATTCTGAACTCTGATGGAAGTGGACAGTGGTCGAACACCTTTGGTCCTAATTCTAGATGTCTAATTAGGTTGAAATCTTGTGAAAGACTGTCATAACATGTTTAATGTCAAACCATTCAGAGTCCTGGTGCCCTTTTGACAAGGGCTTGGCATCCTGGAAAACATCATTTACATCAgggttttcttttaatttgtcatTGAAGTGAGCatagaatgtctttatttaaTGTTTAGAAATCTACCctatttgtaaaaaataaaataaaataaaatctgcataaaaagacacaaagattaaaattttaaaaaaagaaagtattGTACACTATTGTACAAGTCAGCAGCAGATGTTTACATCACTCTGTAGTTCCACACAGTGCTGTGAGGCGATTCTgtgaaaagaaacaaatatttGCACCTGGAGATATTCACACTTGACTGTGCTGAATGCTGATAAACGAAAAACTAAAGAAACCTACCTGTAGCTGGCGAATGCTCTTCAGAGCGGTCTCATCCAGCAGAGACAGATCCACCGAGTCCATCTGACTGGCCAACAGCTGAATGCTCTGCACCAAAACCCAGCAAACAAACCATCAATACATCATCCTGCTTTTAATCGTCTTGTCAATCAACTAAATGGCGTAAAATATGAACAAAGTCTTTAAAGAACCAGAGTGAGACTGAGAAACATTTGAGCAGACGTTTTTCAAGAACACAAGGACTTACTCTTTGATAAAGCTGCTACAACTTGACATTCACAACTATTAGCATCTTGATATTTAATTTATGTTGTTTCCTAAGGGAACATAAATGCACATTCACAGTTTTAGAGCAGACGGTTCTGTTGATAAAGACATGTCAAGAAGCACATACTTGCTATTCACCTCATCGACTAAATTAACATAGCTACAACTGATGCAAAAGCTCCGTTTTCCTTCTAACAGATGCATGTCAAATGTCAGGCTCTTTTTCGCTCACCAGATTTACTGCTGCTAGAGAGGCGTAGGTGTCTAGTTTGAAATACgtttaaatgtaaataaagttcaacaCATACACTAACAACTCGAAAAAGGTTTattctcaagggacttcctggttaaataaaataaacttgcatTATACTGACTGATCCAAAACACATACGACTCCACAGCGGCAGTGTTCTCCAAGCACAATGACATAAACTATATTTCTATTAATGGTATAATCTGGAACCACTTAAAAGCAAAACCTGGAACCACTTAAAAGCAAAACCTGACAGTAACTATAACGCTGTAGTCTGTTTCATAGGATGTACTGTCGAAAATGTGTGACTATTTTGGTTGTGCAGTGGCAGGACTGTCACTCTCTTTCCTTCTGTAATCTGTGTTACAGTCCCCCTGGCTTTGTGAAAGAACAACCTCAGTGTTGCTACTACTCACTGAAAACAGCTTTGACAAATACACACACGGGGCGTTTTCTTATGCGCACATGTTCCAGCAAACAACTTCTCTCCTGACACTTTTTTTACAAAGCTGTGTCCTGCACTCAGAGGGGCCAGAGACTTATGAACtcaccaaacaacaaaaagagctTTGACCCCTATTCCAGGACATGACTGGATGATGCCAGACCCCTGTCCAGTACTAGGACAGAGCTAAGAAAGAGCGGTGATAGGTCTGGTCTAGTGAGACACATAGAACAGTCTTGTTTTTGAGTAAGTCACAAAAGAGAAGGACTGAcagaagactttaaaaaaaaataatacagacaAAAGGCATAGTAAGGGAGCAAGAGAAGAAGCGCAATCACAACATATCGGTTTTTGACAGGCTTCCAGACGACATGAAAACCTTCACACAATTATGAAAGAGCCAGATGTGAACTGTGTACATGAGTCACTTCGACACCTAATCCACACCTACTGTACGTTTTAATAAATTATCAGGCTCTTCAGTGCTTGGTTGGTCAGGTCGACTCATCTACACACTCACCTCTCCATTGCCGATGGGGACATTTATGACGATGTCCTCATTGCCTGCTGAAATAGGAGAGCCGTTGACTGAAATGCTATAGACCCTCTCTTTGTGGCGGGGAACTCTCACAGCAGGGGTCTTAGGAAGCCTagggggtttaaaaaaaaaaaaaaaggcacaaatgGTGAGTAATATATCCCCACCACTGCGGGTTATGTCTCCCATTTGAAGAgagaaaagcaaacaaaaactGGCCAAGAtcgaagacaaaaaaaaaaaaaaaactgcaggggTAGCCTCATTGAAGCAGCTGCTGTGAGCTACAGTCTCCAGTGCCAACCTactgcaaaaaagaaataaaagcgaAGGTCTGTGTACAGTCTAGACAAGGCACATTAAACAGTATTTTTCTGTCTGATCACATTTCAGAAGATCCACAATCATCAacagcaaagagaaaaaaactgtacCGAAGTTTCTGTTGGACTCGAACAAAAACTCCTGTGTAATTCTTGCCGGAGAAATGTTCTCACTCTGTTTTTCAAGGTCTCCCTTTAACGGACTGCTTTTTTCCTCTCAGTGATTTATCCcttttgtatcatttttttttacttggggCTGGTTTTATAAAAGGTGTTTGCGACTCGTGTGTAGTGCTATACCAGTCTCACATTAGTCTGATCTATATCAGACCGTTTCACTCAAATAAAGTCTGActtgttaaaatacattttataaaGAAGAGTAAACAGTGGGGATATAAAGGGATGAGGAGACGTAGGCATATCCTGCATCTGACTGAACAGTTATTGTAAGTGCTCAATCTTCTTGCATTAAGggtcattatttcttcagattaCATGTTTTTAACACTTTACCTGAATTTTGAGAGTAGAATATCTTGGAGTTGTTAAAATATTCCCTAAAAGTAAAAGGTTTCTGAGTGTCCTAGGCTGAGTTCAAGTTAcgacataagccttttttttttaactttgaaaaCCCTACTTAGGACTACCAAGAACTGAACTGTTTCATGAAATATATACAATTAGACATCTAACTGAAATCGGAGTATTAGCTAGAGCCAAGCCTTAGCCAGAGTCAGTCTCAGCCACTAACACCTGTATTTAAACTTGGAAAACAAGGGCATGCCATATGTGTGGTGTGGTACTTTAGGAAGATGGGACACTCAGTTTTGCACGAACAGCGGGGTTTTAACCATCAGTAGCGTAGACTTACCTTGGGTCAAAGCGTGGGGTGACGAGGGGAGTAGAGCCCATCATCAGCGAAGAATCCAACATGCTCCTCGCAGGTGTGACCAAAGGCTTCCTGCTTGATCTGAATGCACAGTGTCATACAGTCAATAACAAACttaaatacaaaaacagaaaaagaaaacagaaagagGCATGGTCTCACCGTCGGATGGATGTGTTTTGCTTATTAATTGACAGCGCTTTTGCTCTCTTTGATGTAGTTGGAGGCTTTCTTGTAGCTTTCGTCTGAATTAGGAGGAAAATAATAAAGGGGCTTCAAAGATGAGATTCAATGCCAAACATGTCGTGCTCATCTATTTGCCGGGTAAAACCACTCAGCTGTGTTTAGTTTGTGTGACGTGCGCCTCAGTGAAAATGAGCCCCTACCTTTCTTGTAGCATTAGGGGTATTTTCATCCTCTGAACTGGATTTGGCTCCAGCTTTTTTCTTCGATGCTATGAATTAAAGAGATAAACAGGATAAACACTTTGCACTGCTAAATTAgtttttgcttgaaaaaaatCCAAGGCAATCAAACCTGTTAAAACGTAATTAATGTTAAGAACTTGACTGATCAGAAGGATTTATTTCACATTATCCACACTAGCAGGAGCAACAGAGACAGCTGTGTTTTGGTTCTGAGAGCAAAAAACATGAAAGCTAATTTCAACATACTTTTCTTGACTGTTTTCAGAAGAACTGCATGGTCTTCAGCCACAACACTCTCAACAATTGCCACTTCTTCGTCTCTCTGTTAAAAGGAGGAGGTAATTGgccaaaaaacatgttaaaatagCAGAGTGAGCCAGAATACACCAAAAGGAAATCTGGCAGGCATAATACAATCAATCAACCCACCTTTGAATCATTCACTTCTGGTGACTTTGGCTTTTCAGACtctataaaacagagaaaatgggatgaatgtgtgttttatatttcattttgccTTATTTAATCTGAGTAAAAGTAGTCTGGCAAAGAGGCAGCGTTAACATCCTTTGTACAAGAAGTTCAATAAACACGCAACCACTGAAAAATGTTTACAGTGTCAagatgaaatttgttaagaagcATTAATAAGCTACAGACCAAGTCCAAttaaatataacatttaaaaaaacagacaaaattctGAAAATAGCACACAGAGAACAAGACAGATTTCTACACTTCTACAATACTGATCGAGAATTAAACCAATGTGTGTTCAAAAATATATGGATCATCTTTTGTCAAGTAAACTTGATATTTGTAACTAAACAAGCCTCATGAAGCTTCAAGACATTACAGTAATAATAAAGTTGTCCCAGATAGCAGTGTCATAATGGTGGtacataagggaaaaaaaaaaaaaaaaaaaacagaagtagaaatcatgtatttttaaattCACTTATCATTTAATAAGACAGACCCAGGGCAGTTTACATCAACTTACTGCAATGCTCAATCCAATTCATTTGTCTCAGAGCCTTGGGGAGCTTAATCAGCGCCATGTTGTAGCCGTTATCAACATCTTTCAGCAGCTGGTTTATCTTCTCCTTCATTTGTCCAACTCTGGTCTTCACTGTAAAAACACACCAAGCATTGTTAATAAAGTGCTGTGAACAAAAACCCACAAGCACTATAGACTTGAAAATTGGCTTCACAACAATCTACAACATTAAAATGGTACTTTCAAACTGATGCGTTAGTAATAATAATTCAAAGAGAGTGTTCAGGCAACAGTATCTCCCCCTTATCACAGATGTAGCTGTATCCGTATCAGGTGACAAGTAAAAAGACACCACAGAACACTGATGAGTTCATTTTTCAACAGCCTACTGGCATCCATAACAGACAAGCCATGCTtgacaaaagaaacacatgacattttcacatcAATTTATGATTACATTCCAGTCTCTCCTTTAATAACAATTTATGTCCTGATTAGGCATTTGATTGAAGCTGTCCATGATACTTTCTAAACCATTCAGGCCTGTCCAATCCATTTAGTGTTCTTACAGAAGATTGTTAATAATCAAATCCAAATTCAAAATAATAATGGCTGGTTTATCATACCAACTCAAAGGTTGAAGGTGCCAAATGAGCAAATATTACATAACTGtagtggtgtaaaaagtacaatactgGAGTATAATATAGCACACAGTAGTTCTCAAACtgaagtaccccctgaaatatacttttataGCCAAGTACCCCCCACTCTCGCTTCAGTATTTTTGAAAAAATGTGTTCctttgccaaaggtgtctgtttatattttcaaaactttgtaaacaaactacatgtatttaactgtaatatatagaaaataacctcttttttaagtaaaatttgtgtgcaaaaaataaactgaaaagtgccctctctcactgctaagaaaaataaataaattggtcattaattaataaacgaacctttcatcaacaaaaaataattacttagctactcaaataaactcattttgaataatataaaatagaaatgttcttaaaatctgaccaaagcttaaacaagatgattgacaataaagtattacatgaatgtatttcttttgttttatatttcagcattaattctcaatatttattttgtattcggtacaagatgacttttttaatgtatttttccaaaaaaaatttcaagtaccccctgggctttgGAAACCCCTGATATAGCATATTATCTAACATAAAAAGGAAATATTATAGTTGTATCAAATTACTGCATGGGAATACTTAAGTTATATCACCAAGATTGTTTAACAGCTTATCATGAAGTTATTGCGTGCTGTAAATCTATATGTAATAATCTCAGGAAGTATTTCTTGGAAAGGATTAATAAAAGAA
This DNA window, taken from Sphaeramia orbicularis chromosome 11, fSphaOr1.1, whole genome shotgun sequence, encodes the following:
- the cdca8 gene encoding borealin, which produces MAPRKRTTKQAKNNPKMAKLEAFLEDFDSEVKTRVGQMKEKINQLLKDVDNGYNMALIKLPKALRQMNWIEHCKSEKPKSPEVNDSKRDEEVAIVESVVAEDHAVLLKTVKKTSKKKAGAKSSSEDENTPNATRKTKATRKPPTTSKRAKALSINKQNTSIRRSSRKPLVTPARSMLDSSLMMGSTPLVTPRFDPRLPKTPAVRVPRHKERVYSISVNGSPISAGNEDIVINVPIGNGESIQLLASQMDSVDLSLLDETALKSIRQLQNRLTALCGTTE